A stretch of Paludisphaera borealis DNA encodes these proteins:
- a CDS encoding iron-containing alcohol dehydrogenase: protein MIEPFPTGDGPPSAQPSSDAPSPLPPSIFTFPNRIVFGAGSLRSLPGELRRLKVACPLVVTDPGLIESGLADAVLDLLESPVLFTEVQANPTEDDVLAGAERFRASGCDGVIGLGGGSPIDAAKAIRLVLAHPGPLADYDVNRGGIDRIKPDMVPMAAIPTTAGTGSEAGRGALIQIPATGRKTAVLSPYLLPSVAVCDPDLTLGLPPVLTAGTGMDALTHCLESYLSTTFHPICDGIALEGLRFIFRGLEAAVHDRSNHEARTAMMMGALLGGISFHKGLGVVHALSHAMGSEGRVHHGTLNAVLLAHALRFNREAAEPRMTELASRVGLGRAGDGPGHLITLVELIMARMPLPRRLGQIDGLERDRISAYARLAMLDHCRLTNPRPCTQANLEELLDRAW from the coding sequence GTGATCGAGCCATTTCCGACGGGCGACGGCCCTCCCTCGGCCCAGCCGTCGTCCGACGCTCCAAGCCCGCTTCCGCCTTCGATCTTCACCTTCCCGAATCGGATCGTCTTCGGTGCCGGCAGCCTGCGCTCGCTGCCCGGGGAGCTTCGCCGCCTGAAAGTGGCCTGCCCGCTGGTGGTGACCGATCCCGGCCTGATCGAATCGGGCTTGGCCGACGCGGTGCTCGACTTGCTGGAATCCCCCGTGCTGTTCACGGAAGTCCAGGCCAACCCCACCGAGGACGACGTCCTGGCCGGCGCGGAGCGGTTTCGAGCGTCGGGCTGCGATGGCGTGATCGGCCTGGGAGGGGGCAGCCCGATCGACGCGGCCAAGGCGATTCGCCTCGTGCTCGCGCATCCCGGCCCGCTCGCCGATTACGACGTCAACCGAGGAGGCATCGACCGGATCAAGCCCGACATGGTCCCGATGGCCGCGATCCCGACGACGGCCGGAACCGGCAGCGAGGCCGGCCGGGGGGCGTTGATCCAGATCCCGGCGACCGGTCGGAAGACCGCCGTCCTCAGCCCGTACTTGCTCCCCAGCGTCGCCGTCTGCGACCCCGACCTCACCCTCGGCCTCCCGCCGGTCCTGACGGCCGGAACCGGCATGGACGCCTTGACGCATTGCCTGGAAAGCTACCTCTCGACGACCTTCCACCCGATCTGCGACGGGATCGCCCTCGAAGGCTTGCGATTTATCTTCCGGGGGCTCGAAGCCGCCGTCCACGACCGCTCGAACCACGAGGCGCGCACGGCGATGATGATGGGCGCCTTGCTCGGCGGGATCAGCTTCCACAAGGGGCTCGGCGTCGTCCACGCGCTCTCGCACGCGATGGGGAGCGAGGGCCGGGTCCATCACGGAACGCTCAACGCCGTGCTCCTGGCGCACGCCCTGCGGTTCAATCGCGAGGCGGCCGAACCGCGGATGACCGAGCTGGCCTCGCGGGTCGGCCTGGGAAGGGCCGGTGACGGGCCGGGCCACCTCATCACCCTGGTCGAGCTGATCATGGCGCGGATGCCCTTGCCCCGACGCCTCGGCCAGATCGACGGCCTGGAGCGCGACCGGATCAGCGCGTACGCGCGCCTCGCCATGCTCGACCACTGCCGGCTCACCAACCCCCGCCCTTGCACCCAGGCCAATCTCGAAGAACTGCTCGACCGCGCCTGGTAG
- a CDS encoding DUF1559 domain-containing protein, with protein MRSSERRGFTLIELLVVIAIIAVLIALLLPAVQSAREAARRAQCVNNLKQLGLGLHNYHSAINTFPPGVGYTEVANNPPYWGQWSGQAMMLSYLEQQPLFASCNFSQRVDNGGGTNTGANTTVNLAFVGMFMCPSDGNAGRVSGNRNSYFFSEGTTSLTPSTVAYDTTGLFTFQKSYGIQNVSDGTSNTIAASEGLVSNATNTLKRGQTIMNVGEPTYFDVFSTVPIGQSPPGATLTSALAMCVQGAQLQGGKGNQWANGDTNYTMFNTIIPPNSKQYQFGACKSGGGGVDDAEYVVASSNHPGGVNCLFADGSVRYIKDSIAWQVYWQLGTKEGGEVVSSDSY; from the coding sequence ATGAGGTCTTCGGAGCGTCGTGGTTTCACCCTGATCGAGTTGTTGGTGGTCATCGCCATCATTGCGGTTCTCATCGCGTTGCTGTTGCCCGCCGTCCAGTCGGCCCGGGAGGCCGCGAGGCGGGCGCAGTGCGTCAATAATCTGAAGCAGCTCGGCCTCGGACTGCACAATTACCACAGCGCGATCAATACCTTTCCGCCCGGCGTGGGGTACACCGAGGTCGCGAACAACCCTCCTTACTGGGGGCAGTGGAGCGGACAGGCGATGATGTTGTCGTACCTGGAGCAGCAACCGCTTTTCGCCTCCTGCAATTTCAGCCAGCGGGTCGACAACGGCGGCGGGACCAACACGGGAGCGAACACGACCGTCAACCTGGCGTTCGTCGGCATGTTCATGTGCCCGTCCGACGGCAACGCGGGAAGGGTTTCCGGCAACCGGAATTCCTATTTCTTCAGTGAAGGGACGACCTCGCTGACGCCGAGCACCGTCGCCTACGATACGACGGGATTGTTCACGTTTCAGAAGTCGTACGGGATCCAGAACGTCTCCGACGGCACGTCTAACACGATCGCCGCTTCCGAGGGGTTGGTGAGCAACGCGACCAACACGTTGAAGCGGGGCCAGACGATCATGAACGTCGGCGAGCCGACGTACTTCGACGTCTTCTCGACCGTCCCGATCGGCCAATCCCCTCCCGGCGCCACGCTGACCTCCGCCCTGGCCATGTGCGTACAGGGGGCGCAGTTGCAGGGGGGCAAGGGGAACCAGTGGGCGAACGGCGACACCAACTACACGATGTTCAACACGATCATCCCGCCGAACTCCAAGCAGTACCAGTTCGGCGCCTGCAAGTCGGGCGGCGGCGGCGTCGACGACGCCGAATACGTCGTGGCCAGCAGCAACCATCCCGGCGGCGTCAACTGCCTGTTCGCCGACGGCAGCGTGCGGTACATCAAGGATTCGATTGCGTGGCAGGTCTACTGGCAGCTCGGAACCAAGGAAGGGGGCGAGGTCGTCTCGTCCGACAGCTACTGA
- a CDS encoding XylR family transcriptional regulator → MAKRSRVALVIETSTSYGRRILRGIRRYAHTHQSWSIFLEQRDLSGEPPPWIKNWDGDGIISRITTRGMVEDARRLKIPLIDLTDRHETLSLHQVWSNDGAIARLGAEHLIERGFRNFGFCGFSHEIWAGRRRDAFVEAAGRAGSECRIYESPWFGRDAHPWELEQKQIMAWLSALPKPAGVMACNDYRGQHVLDACGRLDLAVPEEIAVIGVDDEEELCELCEPPLSSVVPNAEMVGYKAAELLDLLMAGGQAVEPRLEIPPIAVVTRQSTDVLAIDDPEIAAAVRYIRENACRGAKVEDILDDVPISRSILERRFRKYLGLSPQSLIRQTRLKRVKQLLVDTDLTLARISTLAGFRHQEHMCVLFKKEIGDSPGAYRRKVQGASPFIDS, encoded by the coding sequence ATGGCTAAACGATCCCGCGTCGCCCTGGTCATCGAAACTTCCACCTCCTACGGTCGGCGAATCCTTCGGGGCATCAGACGGTATGCGCACACCCATCAATCCTGGTCCATTTTTCTGGAGCAGCGCGATCTGTCGGGTGAGCCGCCCCCCTGGATCAAGAACTGGGACGGCGACGGGATCATCTCGCGGATCACCACCCGGGGCATGGTCGAGGACGCCCGGCGATTGAAGATCCCGCTGATCGACCTGACCGACCGTCACGAGACCCTCTCGCTCCACCAGGTCTGGTCCAACGACGGGGCCATCGCCCGGCTGGGCGCGGAGCACCTCATCGAACGCGGTTTCCGCAACTTCGGCTTCTGCGGATTCTCTCATGAGATCTGGGCCGGCCGACGTCGTGACGCGTTCGTCGAGGCGGCCGGTCGGGCCGGCTCGGAATGCCGGATCTACGAGTCCCCCTGGTTCGGTCGCGACGCCCACCCGTGGGAGCTGGAGCAGAAGCAGATCATGGCCTGGCTGAGCGCGCTGCCCAAGCCGGCCGGCGTCATGGCGTGCAACGATTACCGCGGTCAGCACGTTCTCGACGCCTGCGGCCGACTCGATCTGGCCGTGCCCGAGGAGATCGCCGTCATCGGGGTCGACGACGAGGAAGAGCTTTGCGAGCTCTGCGAGCCCCCCCTGTCCAGCGTGGTGCCCAACGCCGAGATGGTCGGCTACAAGGCCGCCGAACTCCTCGATCTCCTCATGGCCGGAGGCCAGGCCGTCGAGCCGCGACTGGAGATCCCGCCGATCGCGGTCGTCACCCGCCAATCGACCGACGTCCTGGCGATCGACGACCCCGAGATCGCCGCCGCCGTCCGTTACATTCGCGAGAACGCCTGCCGAGGCGCGAAGGTCGAGGACATCCTCGACGACGTCCCCATCTCGCGGAGCATCCTCGAACGGCGGTTCCGCAAGTACCTCGGCCTCTCCCCCCAATCCCTGATCCGCCAGACGCGGCTGAAACGGGTCAAGCAACTGCTCGTCGATACGGATCTGACCCTGGCCAGGATCAGCACGCTCGCCGGGTTCCGCCACCAGGAACATATGTGCGTCCTGTTCAAGAAGGAGATCGGCGACTCCCCCGGCGCCTACCGCCGGAAAGTCCAGGGGGCGAGCCCCTTCATCGACTCCTGA
- a CDS encoding ferrochelatase yields MIRPELSVDQRTKCEIETTSEYDAILIVGFGGPEKPEDVMPFLENVTRGRNIPRERLEEVAEHYHHFGGVSPINEQVRSLMATLGPELRRHGVALPIYWGNRNWTPMLPDTLREMAAAGVKKSLAIVLAAYSSYSSCRQYREDIGRAREEVGPTAPEVAKTRVFYNHPEFITANADRVREALAKIPAEDRGEVPITFTAHSIPAAMAANSLYEEQLRETCRLVAAELNVDSRRWSLVYQSRSGRPGDLWLEPDILEHLRDVREQGAREVIVHPIGFLSDHMEVLYDLDEEAQQLCEKIGLNMVRSSTVGTHRGFVRMLCELVCERLQGAQEDEKRALGRFGPSHDECPLNCCLPPVRPQNLAHAQS; encoded by the coding sequence ATGATTCGACCCGAACTCAGCGTCGACCAGCGGACGAAGTGCGAAATCGAGACGACCAGTGAGTACGACGCGATCTTGATCGTGGGCTTCGGGGGTCCGGAAAAACCCGAAGACGTGATGCCGTTCCTCGAAAACGTGACGCGCGGCCGCAACATTCCGCGCGAGCGGTTGGAGGAGGTCGCGGAGCACTATCATCATTTCGGCGGCGTCAGCCCGATCAACGAGCAAGTCCGCTCGTTGATGGCGACGCTCGGCCCCGAGTTGCGGCGACACGGCGTCGCGCTGCCGATCTACTGGGGCAACCGCAACTGGACCCCCATGCTGCCCGACACCCTGCGTGAGATGGCGGCGGCGGGCGTCAAGAAGTCGCTGGCGATCGTGCTGGCCGCGTACAGCTCGTATTCGAGCTGCCGCCAGTACCGCGAAGACATCGGCCGAGCCCGCGAGGAAGTCGGCCCGACGGCCCCGGAAGTCGCCAAGACGCGCGTCTTCTACAACCATCCCGAATTCATCACCGCCAACGCCGATCGCGTCCGCGAGGCGCTCGCCAAGATCCCGGCCGAGGACCGCGGCGAGGTCCCGATCACGTTCACCGCGCACAGCATCCCGGCGGCGATGGCCGCCAATTCGCTCTACGAGGAGCAGCTTCGCGAGACCTGCCGCCTGGTCGCCGCCGAATTGAACGTCGATTCCCGGCGCTGGTCGCTCGTTTACCAGAGCCGGAGCGGCCGCCCCGGCGACCTCTGGCTCGAGCCCGATATTCTCGAGCACCTCCGCGACGTTCGCGAGCAAGGCGCCCGCGAGGTCATCGTCCACCCGATCGGCTTCCTCTCGGATCACATGGAAGTGCTCTACGACCTCGACGAGGAAGCGCAACAGCTTTGCGAGAAAATCGGCCTGAACATGGTGCGATCGAGCACTGTGGGCACCCACCGGGGTTTCGTCCGGATGCTCTGCGAGCTGGTCTGCGAGCGGCTCCAAGGCGCGCAGGAAGACGAAAAGCGGGCCCTGGGCCGATTCGGCCCCAGCCACGACGAGTGCCCTCTCAATTGCTGCCTGCCGCCGGTGCGCCCCCAGAACCTCGCCCACGCCCAGAGCTGA
- a CDS encoding PP2C family protein-serine/threonine phosphatase has product MSSRRILLVEDSSTMRRMLSMMLQEQGYEVRTANDGAEGLVRAGEEPRPELILTDYEMPELDGPGFCRGIKANKDLRSIPVLMLTTLGESHNTIAGLEAGADDYIQKPKSPDDIQVMFARIRAQLRIADLNAEAIERNRLLEAAHKKVTFELELARKVQFALMPRPPKPRGVLQVAVRYTPANQLGGDVYDFYRLENNRLGILVADVSGHGVNSAMLSGMVKALAAGLSIAVLEPGELLAGLDVAGEQYFPEGYFCTGFYLIADEETGLVRYAGVGHPPAIVIGPNGPRMLQSNPGMLGIGMVDGTAGASDRLEPGESLIIYTDGLTDAMDPSDVIFGEDRLTTLLQSHFGNDPTEIINRVDGAVADYTAPGRPADDINIIVVQRPAK; this is encoded by the coding sequence ATGTCGTCGCGTCGCATTTTGTTGGTCGAAGACAGCTCCACGATGCGCCGGATGTTGAGCATGATGCTCCAGGAACAAGGCTACGAGGTCCGCACGGCCAACGACGGCGCCGAAGGGCTCGTCAGGGCCGGGGAAGAGCCTCGCCCCGAATTGATCCTGACCGACTACGAAATGCCCGAGCTCGACGGCCCCGGCTTCTGTCGCGGCATCAAGGCGAACAAGGACCTGCGGTCGATCCCGGTGCTCATGCTGACGACGCTCGGCGAGTCCCACAACACGATCGCCGGTCTTGAGGCGGGCGCCGACGACTATATTCAGAAGCCCAAGAGCCCCGACGACATCCAGGTGATGTTCGCCCGCATCCGCGCCCAACTGCGGATCGCCGACCTCAATGCTGAGGCGATCGAGCGGAACCGACTGCTCGAAGCGGCCCACAAGAAGGTGACGTTCGAGCTGGAGCTGGCGCGCAAGGTTCAGTTCGCGCTCATGCCCCGGCCTCCCAAGCCTCGGGGGGTGCTCCAGGTCGCCGTCCGTTATACGCCGGCCAACCAGCTCGGCGGCGACGTCTACGACTTCTACCGGCTCGAGAACAACCGCCTGGGCATCCTGGTCGCCGACGTATCGGGCCACGGCGTCAACTCGGCCATGCTCTCGGGCATGGTCAAAGCGCTCGCCGCCGGGCTGTCGATCGCCGTCCTCGAACCGGGCGAGCTGCTGGCGGGCCTCGACGTCGCCGGCGAGCAGTATTTCCCCGAAGGCTACTTCTGCACGGGGTTCTACCTGATCGCCGACGAGGAGACCGGCCTGGTCCGCTACGCCGGCGTGGGCCACCCTCCGGCGATCGTCATCGGCCCCAACGGCCCGCGCATGCTCCAGTCGAATCCCGGGATGCTGGGGATCGGCATGGTCGACGGCACGGCCGGCGCCTCCGACCGCCTCGAACCCGGCGAGTCGCTGATCATCTACACCGACGGCCTGACCGACGCGATGGACCCTTCCGACGTGATCTTCGGCGAGGACCGGCTCACGACCTTGCTCCAGAGCCACTTCGGCAACGACCCCACCGAGATCATCAACCGGGTCGACGGCGCGGTCGCCGACTACACGGCGCCGGGACGTCCCGCCGACGACATCAACATCATCGTCGTCCAGCGTCCGGCCAAGTGA
- a CDS encoding STAS domain-containing protein, with the protein MTNSAEPKTVALEGPVTIYEAAALRDAFRDALADRQDMRIELEESTKWDLAGLQLLISCVRTARADGRSVEVVNVPRGCAEAFQRAGLAQWLDSITVK; encoded by the coding sequence ATGACGAACTCAGCCGAGCCGAAAACAGTGGCCCTCGAAGGTCCGGTGACGATCTACGAAGCCGCCGCGCTGCGCGATGCGTTTCGAGACGCCCTGGCCGACCGGCAGGACATGCGGATCGAGCTGGAAGAATCCACGAAGTGGGATCTGGCCGGCCTCCAACTGCTGATCTCCTGCGTCCGGACCGCACGCGCCGACGGCCGCTCGGTGGAAGTCGTGAACGTCCCTCGTGGATGCGCCGAAGCCTTCCAGCGGGCGGGACTTGCGCAGTGGCTCGATTCGATCACCGTCAAATGA
- a CDS encoding response regulator encodes MTKTIVHADDSASVRRWVAEQLGELDLKVVSVADGEAALQYLKESVCDLLLTDLEMPNLDGLGLLAAVRELPAHRFLPVLVLSSKHPTEFDPLRRQGVTGWLVKPVDSEHLRRWVRRVLPE; translated from the coding sequence ATGACCAAAACCATCGTTCACGCCGACGACAGCGCGTCGGTCCGGCGCTGGGTCGCCGAACAGCTTGGCGAGCTCGACCTGAAGGTCGTCTCCGTCGCCGACGGCGAGGCCGCGCTCCAGTACCTCAAGGAATCGGTCTGCGACCTCTTGCTCACCGACCTCGAAATGCCCAACCTCGACGGTCTCGGCCTGCTGGCCGCCGTCCGCGAGCTGCCGGCCCACCGGTTCCTGCCGGTTCTGGTTCTTTCGAGCAAGCATCCCACCGAATTCGACCCCCTGCGCCGCCAGGGGGTCACGGGATGGCTGGTCAAGCCGGTCGACTCGGAACATCTTCGCCGCTGGGTCCGCCGCGTCTTGCCGGAATAA
- a CDS encoding chemotaxis protein CheA — protein MFYEEARELLISLEEGLMELERRQGDRAHLDKTFRAAHSLKGAAAMVGLGSIAEFTHGIEAVLERIRSGALTVDSDIITTLLESRDHLAAMVEGEAAHSPIPGSGDLSGRLTALLGGPKPPPPAPPAAPPKPPSEPPKTPPPAPASPPPAAAPPKETPKPTATAPTTAGPPPEPDEPRASAKPKRTRRKPEGQAEAGKPKAPAPARGKRQAMDLEAGEAEQGGAGRPLYRISLEPGPEVLRRGVNLLGVLDEIRDLGDAEIHVDPEAVPTLDEIDPERCYLSWSCTLKTEVEPERLDDVFLFVAEDSTVKIETRRPDGTFVALETPTLRQPPKAAAPATRRPVEPAAASAPVPPTADQAANGTAAPTDDGSAASTNGAKRGATVVSPGAPAPRPHARIRVDAGQLDELVGLAGELAVISDNLQGLREVSGVASWALALESLLRVSRQIRDTTLDLRMVPVDELFSRFPRVVRDLADRSGKEIELRISGQETRLDRTIVERLSDPMVHLIRNAVDHALETPDERLAKGKPRMGRITLSAGHEGDRVAIKVEDDGRGLDRERIVRKGIERGLVPQGTSAEDPRVVSLIFEPGFSTRDHVSDMSGRGVGLDVVRDSVRALRGSLAVESAPGKGTTFIFRLPLTLALIDGLLVETGGGRYVVPLAQVEECVALNVMQPALSRGRPCVSVRGELIPMISLRSLFRTEGPAPAREELLLTRHSGQRVGVAVDRLVGRVQAVIQSLGEGMHGLNRFSGATILGDGSVSLILDLAALVSESRIAENGLRNTHAPGVRAESIR, from the coding sequence ATGTTCTACGAGGAAGCGCGCGAGCTTCTCATCAGCCTCGAAGAAGGGTTGATGGAGCTTGAACGGCGGCAAGGAGACCGCGCGCACCTCGACAAGACGTTCCGCGCCGCGCACAGCCTCAAGGGGGCTGCGGCGATGGTCGGTCTGGGGTCCATCGCCGAATTCACCCACGGCATCGAGGCCGTCCTCGAACGGATACGAAGCGGTGCGCTGACGGTCGATTCCGACATCATCACGACCCTGTTGGAATCTCGCGACCACCTCGCGGCGATGGTCGAGGGCGAAGCGGCCCACTCGCCGATCCCCGGCTCGGGCGACCTCAGCGGCCGACTCACCGCGCTGCTCGGCGGTCCCAAGCCGCCTCCGCCCGCGCCTCCGGCGGCCCCTCCCAAACCCCCGTCGGAACCCCCGAAAACGCCGCCTCCCGCACCGGCTTCGCCACCGCCGGCCGCCGCGCCTCCGAAAGAGACGCCGAAGCCGACCGCGACCGCCCCGACGACCGCCGGGCCGCCCCCCGAGCCCGATGAACCGCGGGCGTCGGCCAAGCCCAAACGAACGCGCCGGAAGCCCGAGGGCCAGGCCGAAGCGGGCAAGCCGAAAGCCCCGGCTCCCGCCAGGGGCAAGCGACAGGCGATGGATCTGGAGGCCGGCGAAGCGGAGCAGGGGGGCGCGGGCCGGCCCCTCTATCGGATCTCGCTGGAGCCCGGGCCCGAAGTCCTCCGGCGCGGCGTCAACCTGCTGGGGGTGCTCGACGAGATCCGCGACCTGGGCGACGCCGAGATCCACGTCGATCCCGAAGCCGTCCCCACCCTCGACGAGATCGACCCCGAACGCTGCTACCTGAGCTGGTCCTGCACGCTCAAGACCGAGGTCGAGCCCGAGCGGCTGGACGACGTCTTCCTGTTCGTGGCCGAAGACAGCACGGTCAAGATCGAGACTCGGCGGCCCGACGGCACGTTCGTCGCGCTCGAAACGCCGACGTTGCGGCAACCGCCCAAGGCGGCGGCTCCCGCAACGCGTCGCCCCGTCGAGCCGGCCGCGGCGTCAGCCCCGGTTCCCCCGACCGCCGATCAAGCCGCCAACGGAACCGCCGCTCCGACCGACGACGGTTCAGCCGCGTCGACCAACGGCGCGAAGCGCGGCGCGACGGTCGTCTCGCCGGGAGCGCCGGCCCCGCGACCGCACGCCCGGATTCGCGTCGACGCCGGACAGCTCGACGAGCTGGTCGGACTGGCCGGCGAGCTTGCGGTGATCTCCGACAATCTCCAGGGCCTGCGCGAAGTCAGCGGCGTCGCGTCCTGGGCGCTGGCGCTGGAATCGCTGTTGCGGGTCAGCCGACAGATCCGCGACACCACGCTCGACCTCCGGATGGTTCCGGTCGACGAGCTGTTTTCAAGGTTCCCGCGCGTCGTCCGCGACCTGGCCGACCGCTCGGGCAAGGAGATCGAGCTGCGGATCTCCGGCCAGGAGACCCGGCTCGACCGCACGATCGTCGAGCGGCTCAGCGACCCGATGGTCCACCTGATCCGCAACGCCGTCGACCACGCCCTGGAGACGCCCGACGAGCGACTGGCCAAGGGCAAGCCGAGGATGGGCCGGATCACCCTCTCGGCTGGCCACGAAGGAGACCGGGTCGCGATCAAGGTCGAGGACGACGGCCGGGGCCTGGACCGCGAGCGGATCGTCCGCAAGGGGATCGAGCGCGGCCTGGTCCCCCAGGGGACGTCGGCCGAAGACCCCCGAGTCGTCAGTCTGATCTTCGAGCCCGGATTCTCGACCCGCGACCATGTGAGCGACATGTCGGGCCGCGGCGTCGGGCTCGACGTCGTCCGCGACTCGGTGCGCGCCCTGCGAGGGAGTCTGGCCGTCGAGAGCGCGCCGGGCAAGGGGACCACGTTCATCTTCCGACTGCCGCTGACGCTGGCCCTGATCGACGGCCTCCTGGTCGAGACCGGCGGCGGCCGCTACGTCGTCCCGCTGGCCCAGGTCGAGGAGTGCGTGGCGCTCAACGTCATGCAGCCCGCCCTGTCGCGCGGACGGCCCTGCGTGTCGGTCCGGGGCGAGCTGATCCCGATGATCTCCCTGCGGTCGCTGTTCCGGACCGAGGGCCCCGCGCCGGCCCGGGAGGAGTTGCTTTTGACCCGGCATTCCGGTCAACGCGTCGGGGTGGCCGTCGACCGCCTCGTCGGCCGCGTCCAGGCGGTCATCCAGTCCCTCGGCGAAGGCATGCACGGGCTGAACCGTTTCTCCGGCGCCACGATCCTCGGAGACGGCTCGGTCTCCCTGATCCTCGACCTGGCGGCGCTCGTCTCCGAATCGCGAATTGCCGAAAACGGCCTACGTAACACGCACGCGCCCGGCGTGAGGGCGGAGAGTATCCGATGA